The genomic stretch ATTTGGAGGATCTCATTGCGCTTTCTCTCTCCACCGGAGAAACCTTCATTCAGATAACGATCGGCAAAGGCCGAGTCCATCTCAAGATCGCGCATGGCGTCCATAACCTTGAGACGCAACTCGAGGACGGTGTAGTCGATGCCGGTTCGATTCGCCAGGGCCTGACGCAAGAACTGGACCACGGAGACTCCCGGAATCGCCTCAGGGTGTTGAAAAGCCATGAACATTCCGAGGTTTGCTCGATCATTTGGCGACATCGACGTGACGTCAATGCCTTTGAAGAAGATCGTGCCGGCGGTCACCTTATAGGACGGATGGCCCATGAGAACCTTCGACAGGGTCGACTTCCCGGACCCATTCGGGCCCATCAGTGCATGGATTTCTCCAGCTTTGACGATGAGGTTGACGCCGTTGAGGATTGGCGTCTCATCTACGGAGGCATGCAAGTTTTCTATTACGAGGAGATCCGACATGAGTGGGAATGGTAGTCGCTGGCTGAAGTAGCCCGATCAGCGCGGAATACCCGAGAATGCTTCGTCGAGTTGGTCCACCGATGGAAGGTCTACGAACTGCACGTAGTAGCGACTCACCCCGGCTGACTCGAACTCGGCAAGAGTTTCGCCTACCTGGTCGGTCGTTCCAATCGGCAAAAAGGCAGAGCGCCAGCGGAGTTCTTGATCGGCAACACTGACCCCTCGTTTGGCGGCCCTGGCGGCGAGTATGTCCTCATATCCGAACCGGTTTTGATGAGCGATAATCGGACCCATCACCGAGACCCGAATGGAGTCGGGATCCCGTCCGGCGGCTTCGGCTGATCGGCGGAGGACCTGGACCCGGGCGGAGATAGTCGCCGGGTCGGACACAAAAACGTTGTACTCATCGGCGTATCGTCCCGCCAGCTCCAGGGTCCGTTTCGGGCCGGAACCTCCGACGATTATGGGTAAATCCCCGGTCTTTTTGGGCTCAACCGACGCATCGAGTTGGTAGTACGTTCCCTGGAACCGACCATCATCGAACGCCGCGCGCAGGTATGCGAGCCCTTCTTCAAGCCGAGCAAAGCGCTCTGGCCACGGTGGAAATGGCATACCGTATGCCACATGTTCTTCCTCGTTCCAGCCAGTCCCCACCCCGAGCGCCAGGCGACCTGCCGACATCTGATCGATGGTTGTTGCGTTCTTGAGAACCACGGCCGGGTGTCTGAAGGTGAATGGGGCAACCAGAACCGCCAGCTCGATACGGTTTGTCTCTCTGGCCAGGCCGGCCAGGGTGGCAAACGCATCGGTGGCATCTGGCTTCGGCTCGCGTCCCCACCCGTAGTAGTGATCAGACCTTGCGAAGGAAACGAGATCGTTCGCTTCCGCCCAGCGGGCGACCGTCAGGATCTCTTCGTACGTGCCGCCCACCTGTGGCTCGGTCATGATCGCAAGATCCATGATCTACCGTGGTTCCTTGGGTAATCCCAGGATCATCTCGCCAGCGATGTTTCGTTGGATTTCTGAGGTTCCCGCATAGATGGTTCCGGCCCGGGAGTTCAAGAATACGTTCTGCCATGATGCCGTCGAGTTCGAAGCTCCCGGATCGTCGGTGGTGAAGGCGCTCGACGGAGGTCGTCCGACCGGTACCAGCCCGACAGTCCCCATGATGTCC from Acidimicrobiia bacterium encodes the following:
- a CDS encoding LLM class flavin-dependent oxidoreductase; amino-acid sequence: MDLAIMTEPQVGGTYEEILTVARWAEANDLVSFARSDHYYGWGREPKPDATDAFATLAGLARETNRIELAVLVAPFTFRHPAVVLKNATTIDQMSAGRLALGVGTGWNEEEHVAYGMPFPPWPERFARLEEGLAYLRAAFDDGRFQGTYYQLDASVEPKKTGDLPIIVGGSGPKRTLELAGRYADEYNVFVSDPATISARVQVLRRSAEAAGRDPDSIRVSVMGPIIAHQNRFGYEDILAARAAKRGVSVADQELRWRSAFLPIGTTDQVGETLAEFESAGVSRYYVQFVDLPSVDQLDEAFSGIPR
- the sufC gene encoding Fe-S cluster assembly ATPase SufC, whose protein sequence is MSDLLVIENLHASVDETPILNGVNLIVKAGEIHALMGPNGSGKSTLSKVLMGHPSYKVTAGTIFFKGIDVTSMSPNDRANLGMFMAFQHPEAIPGVSVVQFLRQALANRTGIDYTVLELRLKVMDAMRDLEMDSAFADRYLNEGFSGGERKRNEILQMAILEPDIAILDETDSGLDIDALRTVADGVNKLTGDERAFLIITHYQRLLDYVKPHHVHVFGDGAIQLSGGMELAERLEADGYESFRPS